The following proteins are encoded in a genomic region of Dasypus novemcinctus isolate mDasNov1 chromosome 21, mDasNov1.1.hap2, whole genome shotgun sequence:
- the LOC139437240 gene encoding large ribosomal subunit protein uL24-like, with protein sequence MKFNPFVTSGRSKNDKRHFNAPSHIRRKIMSSLLSKELRQKYNVRSMPIRKDDEVQVVRGHYKGQQIGKVVQVYRKEYVIYIEWGQREKANGTTVHVGIHPSKVVISRLKLDKDHKRPSNIKPNLTK encoded by the coding sequence ATGAAGTTCAATCCCTTTGTGACCTCTGGTCGGAGCAAGAATGATAAAAGGCATTTCAATGCACCTTCCCACATTCGGAGGAAGATTATGTCTTCCCTTCTTTCCAAGGAGCTGAGACAGAAATATAATGTTCGATCCATGCCTATCCGAAAAGATGATGAAGTTCAGGTTGTGAGAGGACACTACAAAGGTCAGCAAATTGGCAAAGTAGTGCAGGTTTACAGGAAGGAATATGTCATCTACATCGAATGGGGGCAGCGGGAGAAGGCTAATggcaccactgtccatgtgggcaTTCACCCCAGCAAGGTAGTTATCAGTAGGCTAAAACTGGATAAAGACCACAAAAGACCCTCGAACATAAAGCCAAATCTcaccaagtag